In one window of Tellurirhabdus rosea DNA:
- a CDS encoding MarR family winged helix-turn-helix transcriptional regulator, with protein sequence MTHPSDQRAYFFKIDTTIKKIRNALQKRFNDEGFDLTVDQWVVIDHIARNPGISQNTLADLTTKDAPTVTRIIDLLVKKSLVERRTAEDDRRKFLIHLTEAGEQKYGEVLPVVVEIRRRGWGDLSEEDYQHFVRIMDSIYNNFNE encoded by the coding sequence ATGACGCATCCGTCTGACCAGCGAGCTTACTTTTTCAAGATTGATACGACCATTAAAAAGATTCGGAACGCCCTCCAGAAGCGTTTCAACGATGAAGGGTTTGACCTGACGGTGGACCAGTGGGTCGTCATCGACCATATTGCCCGCAACCCCGGCATCAGCCAGAACACCCTGGCCGACCTGACCACCAAGGACGCCCCGACCGTTACCCGCATCATCGATCTGCTGGTCAAAAAATCGCTGGTCGAACGGCGCACGGCCGAAGACGACCGCCGCAAGTTTCTCATTCACCTCACCGAGGCGGGGGAGCAGAAATACGGCGAGGTGCTGCCGGTGGTCGTTGAAATCCGCCGCCGCGGCTGGGGCGACCTCAGCGAAGAGGACTACCAGCATTTTGTGCGAATCATGGATTCGATTTATAACAACTTTAATGAATAA
- a CDS encoding nucleotidyltransferase family protein, with protein sequence MQPTLLILAAGMGSRYGGVKQLDQFGPNGETIIDYSLFDAIRAGFGKVVFIIREELRDDFEEIFRPKLEGKIEYDYAIQSLQSYVPADLGTVQRTKPWGTGHAMLCAWEQTSAPFAVINADDFYGLEAFQVMGDFLRTNTDDQLHALVGYEVKNTLSENGSVSRGVCSVDENGNLASVIERTKIYEKDGGAAGRQIVYEEAEGVTPLAPETPVSMNFWGFKPAVFPLVREQFEAYARANFDLPKAEFYIPTVMTNLIQQNQGHCKVFRSRSEWFGVTYPEDKPTVQASLKRLHDEGQYPQQLW encoded by the coding sequence ATGCAACCGACACTTCTGATTCTCGCGGCAGGCATGGGCAGCCGCTATGGTGGCGTCAAACAGCTCGACCAGTTTGGTCCCAACGGCGAGACGATCATCGATTATTCTCTCTTTGACGCCATCCGGGCCGGTTTCGGCAAGGTGGTGTTTATCATCCGGGAAGAACTGCGCGACGATTTTGAAGAGATTTTCCGGCCGAAGCTGGAAGGCAAAATTGAGTACGACTACGCCATCCAGAGTCTACAATCCTACGTTCCCGCCGACCTCGGAACCGTCCAGCGGACCAAACCCTGGGGCACGGGTCACGCCATGCTCTGCGCCTGGGAACAGACCAGCGCGCCCTTTGCCGTCATCAATGCCGACGATTTCTACGGCCTGGAGGCGTTTCAGGTGATGGGCGACTTCCTGCGGACCAATACCGACGACCAACTGCACGCCCTGGTGGGCTACGAAGTGAAGAACACGCTTTCGGAAAACGGTTCGGTTTCGCGCGGCGTGTGTTCGGTGGACGAGAACGGCAACCTCGCTTCGGTCATCGAGCGGACCAAGATCTACGAGAAAGACGGCGGGGCCGCAGGTCGGCAGATCGTTTATGAAGAAGCCGAAGGCGTCACGCCGCTTGCGCCCGAAACGCCCGTTTCGATGAACTTCTGGGGATTCAAGCCGGCGGTCTTCCCGCTGGTTCGTGAACAGTTCGAGGCGTACGCCCGGGCTAACTTCGACCTGCCCAAAGCCGAATTTTACATTCCGACCGTCATGACGAACCTCATTCAGCAGAACCAGGGGCACTGCAAGGTGTTCCGCAGCCGCTCCGAATGGTTTGGGGTCACGTATCCGGAAGACAAGCCGACAGTGCAGGCATCGCTGAAACGGCTCCACGACGAAGGCCAGTACCCACAGCAACTGTGGTAA
- a CDS encoding homogentisate 1,2-dioxygenase produces the protein MPFYHTLGTIPPKRHTQFEKPDGTGLYYEQLFGTIGFDGMSSLLYHVHRPTMVREVLESVDMTPRVAVEKNMLSRKLIGFNVEPADDFIRSRVPLLVNRDVVLGLAAPRQSMTDYFYKNADADEMLFVHKGSGRLRTLLGTIPFEYGDYLVIPRGMIYQVEFDTPDNRLLYLESHSPIYTPKRYRNHFGQMLEHAPFCERDLKRPQDLETHDETGDFLMKIKKQGSLHSLVYASHPFDVVGWDGYNFPYGFNIQNFEPITGRVHQPPPVHQTFQTDTFVVCSFCPRLYDYHPKAIPAPYNHSNIDSDEVLYYVDGDFMSRNDIAQGHITLHPGGIPHGPHPGAMERSIGKKETQEYAVMVDTFRPLMLTEEAMRLDDGKYYKSWLE, from the coding sequence ATGCCGTTTTACCACACCCTCGGCACCATTCCGCCCAAACGGCACACGCAGTTTGAGAAACCGGACGGGACCGGCCTTTATTACGAACAGCTTTTCGGCACCATCGGCTTTGATGGCATGTCGTCGCTGCTGTACCACGTTCACCGCCCGACGATGGTGCGGGAAGTGCTGGAAAGCGTGGACATGACGCCGCGTGTGGCCGTCGAGAAAAACATGCTCTCCCGGAAGCTCATCGGCTTCAACGTCGAACCGGCGGACGATTTTATCCGGAGCCGGGTGCCGCTGCTGGTCAACCGGGATGTCGTGCTCGGTCTGGCCGCGCCCCGGCAGTCGATGACGGATTATTTTTACAAAAACGCCGATGCCGACGAGATGCTGTTTGTCCACAAAGGTTCGGGCCGCCTCCGGACGCTGCTGGGCACCATCCCGTTCGAATACGGTGATTACCTCGTCATTCCGCGGGGGATGATTTACCAGGTGGAGTTCGACACGCCGGACAACCGGCTGCTGTACCTCGAATCGCACTCGCCGATTTATACGCCCAAACGCTACCGCAACCACTTCGGGCAGATGCTCGAACACGCGCCGTTCTGCGAACGCGATCTCAAGCGCCCGCAGGACCTGGAAACGCACGACGAAACGGGCGATTTTCTGATGAAAATCAAAAAACAGGGCTCGCTCCATTCGCTGGTTTACGCCTCGCACCCGTTCGACGTGGTGGGCTGGGACGGGTACAATTTCCCGTACGGCTTTAATATTCAGAACTTTGAACCCATTACGGGCCGCGTTCACCAGCCGCCGCCGGTACACCAGACCTTCCAGACGGACACCTTTGTGGTCTGTTCGTTCTGCCCGCGCCTGTACGACTACCATCCGAAGGCGATTCCCGCTCCCTACAACCATTCAAACATCGACTCCGACGAGGTGTTGTACTACGTAGACGGGGATTTTATGAGCCGCAACGACATCGCGCAGGGCCACATCACGCTGCATCCGGGCGGGATTCCGCACGGGCCGCACCCCGGCGCAATGGAACGGAGCATCGGCAAGAAGGAAACGCAGGAATACGCCGTCATGGTGGATACGTTCCGGCCGCTGATGCTGACGGAAGAGGCCATGCGCCTCGACGACGGCAAATATTACAAATCGTGGCTGGAGTAA
- a CDS encoding AMP-binding protein has translation MNTSVSAMETIRTDLQPLSTLVDFFYYWEKQQPHKVYLRQPVGDRFIDFTWGEVGRQARVMASYLNSLGLPPKSNIGLVSKNCAHWIIADLAILISGHVSVPFYPTLTGEQLQQVLEHSGCPVLFVGKLDNWKGMKPGVSREIRSISFPNYNPDPDHVQWDDIMAEYDPMTDSPLPRMEDLFSIVYTSGTTGNPKGVMMDYRAMAAAIERTKGLVRYDVENPRFFSYLPLCHVAERNIVEATSLGTGGTVYFAESLDTFSKNLAAARPTHFLAVPRIWTKFQLAILAKLPQPKLDRLLKIPVVSSLVKAKIRKSLGLNDAELILTGAAPMPISLIQWFRRLGIHIQEAYGMTENMGAVSMMPRDQMKDGTVGKLYPGMEVKIDPATGEVLTKADWLMRGYYREPELTAACLRDGWLHTGDVGVLDDEGFLRITGRVKEMYKTSKGEYVAPAQIEFGFADNKLIEQVCVAGQSLPQPVALVVLSDLGQQAERNLLVNSLEETVNTLNARLHAYERVKKVVIVKEPWTVDNNLMTPTMKIKRNIIETRYEPHMPIWYEREETVIWEV, from the coding sequence ATGAATACGTCTGTATCCGCGATGGAAACCATTCGCACCGACCTGCAGCCCCTGTCGACCCTGGTGGATTTCTTCTATTACTGGGAAAAACAGCAGCCTCACAAGGTTTATCTGCGTCAACCCGTCGGGGACCGCTTCATCGACTTTACCTGGGGTGAAGTGGGCAGGCAGGCAAGGGTAATGGCTTCGTACCTGAACTCGCTGGGATTACCTCCCAAAAGCAATATCGGGCTGGTTTCCAAAAACTGTGCTCACTGGATCATCGCCGATCTGGCTATCCTCATCAGCGGCCACGTGTCCGTTCCGTTCTACCCGACGCTGACCGGCGAGCAGCTTCAGCAGGTTCTCGAACACAGCGGCTGTCCGGTCCTGTTTGTGGGCAAACTCGACAACTGGAAAGGCATGAAACCGGGCGTTTCCCGGGAAATTCGCAGCATTTCGTTTCCCAATTACAACCCCGATCCGGACCATGTGCAGTGGGACGACATCATGGCTGAGTACGACCCGATGACCGACAGCCCGCTGCCCCGGATGGAAGACCTGTTTTCGATTGTGTACACCTCCGGCACCACGGGCAATCCGAAAGGGGTGATGATGGATTACCGGGCGATGGCCGCCGCCATCGAGCGCACCAAAGGGCTGGTCCGGTATGACGTGGAAAATCCGCGTTTTTTCTCGTATCTCCCGCTTTGCCACGTCGCCGAGCGCAATATTGTCGAGGCGACCAGCCTCGGAACGGGCGGCACGGTGTACTTTGCCGAATCGCTGGACACCTTTTCGAAAAATCTGGCGGCGGCCCGTCCCACGCACTTTCTGGCCGTACCGCGCATCTGGACAAAATTCCAGCTGGCCATTCTGGCCAAACTTCCGCAGCCGAAGCTGGACCGGCTCCTGAAAATTCCGGTTGTTTCGAGTCTGGTGAAGGCAAAAATCCGGAAGTCGCTGGGCCTCAACGACGCTGAACTAATTCTGACCGGGGCCGCTCCCATGCCCATTTCCCTGATTCAGTGGTTCCGCCGGCTGGGCATTCACATTCAGGAAGCTTACGGCATGACCGAAAACATGGGGGCCGTGTCGATGATGCCCCGGGACCAGATGAAGGACGGCACTGTCGGGAAGCTTTACCCCGGCATGGAGGTCAAAATTGACCCGGCGACGGGAGAAGTGCTGACCAAAGCCGACTGGCTCATGCGAGGTTACTATCGCGAACCCGAGCTGACGGCGGCCTGCCTCCGGGATGGCTGGCTCCATACCGGCGACGTGGGCGTGCTGGACGACGAAGGTTTTCTGCGCATCACCGGACGGGTGAAGGAAATGTACAAGACGTCCAAAGGCGAGTACGTGGCTCCGGCCCAGATCGAGTTCGGGTTTGCCGACAACAAGCTGATCGAGCAGGTTTGCGTGGCCGGACAGAGTCTGCCGCAGCCGGTGGCGCTCGTCGTCCTGTCCGATCTGGGCCAGCAGGCCGAACGTAACCTACTGGTAAACAGCCTGGAAGAAACCGTGAACACCCTCAACGCGCGGCTACACGCCTACGAACGGGTGAAGAAAGTCGTCATCGTGAAAGAACCGTGGACGGTCGATAACAACCTGATGACCCCCACCATGAAGATCAAGCGGAACATCATCGAAACCCGCTACGAACCCCACATGCCCATCTGGTACGAACGGGAAGAAACGGTGATCTGGGAGGTGTGA
- a CDS encoding acetoacetate decarboxylase family protein — translation MTPDFIAPAPWKLTGDGLVFVAHFPASFVRQNGFLAEYQRGAYKGVMGAVMLVDYHTSGVGPYRELLFIPGLFKLGGKWGLSISKIYVSTYDSVWNGFENWGIPKELADFAIVHNADGTRRYRVSANGVNFLDVLVKPWGPRFPVSTKLMPLFRLLQKKRGEMLLTRPVASGKGQLVSVKDMSVKSAYFPQIGRIRPLAVMAVEDFRMTFPVAKRI, via the coding sequence ATGACTCCTGACTTCATCGCCCCCGCACCCTGGAAGTTAACCGGCGACGGCCTCGTTTTCGTCGCCCATTTTCCGGCTTCTTTTGTCCGGCAAAATGGGTTTCTGGCGGAGTACCAACGCGGCGCGTACAAAGGGGTGATGGGGGCGGTGATGCTGGTGGATTACCACACGTCGGGGGTGGGGCCGTACCGGGAGCTGCTTTTTATTCCGGGTCTTTTCAAACTGGGCGGGAAGTGGGGACTGTCCATCAGCAAGATCTACGTCTCGACCTACGACAGCGTCTGGAACGGGTTCGAAAATTGGGGCATACCCAAAGAACTGGCCGATTTCGCCATTGTTCACAATGCGGATGGGACGCGCCGGTACCGGGTCAGCGCCAACGGCGTCAATTTTCTGGATGTGCTGGTGAAGCCCTGGGGGCCGCGTTTTCCGGTTTCCACGAAGCTGATGCCGCTCTTTCGACTGCTGCAGAAGAAGCGGGGAGAAATGCTGCTTACCCGGCCGGTCGCTTCCGGAAAAGGGCAGCTCGTTTCGGTGAAGGATATGTCTGTTAAGTCGGCTTATTTTCCCCAGATCGGTCGCATCCGCCCGCTGGCCGTAATGGCGGTAGAGGACTTTCGGATGACGTTTCCGGTGGCGAAACGTATTTAA
- the hppD gene encoding 4-hydroxyphenylpyruvate dioxygenase, with the protein MESSAILETPVQDFLPLNGTDYLELYVANSKQAAHFFQTAFGFQPLAYAGLETGLKDRESYVVVQDKIRLVLTSPLHGGTEIGKHIDEHGDGVRVVALWVDDATRAFEETTQRGAVAFQRPTRSEDEHGYVVVSGIHTYGDTVHMFVERNGYSGVFLPGYRAWNPQYGPSEVGLRYVDHMVGNVGWNEMNTWVNFYANVMGFNQLVSFDDKDISTDYTALMSKVMSNGNGRIKFPINEPAEGKKKSQVEEYLDFYGGSGVQHIAVATDNIVETVMALRDRGVEFLKVPDAYYEDLKERVGQIDEEIETLRPLGILVDRDDEGYLLQIFTRPICPRPTLFFEIIQRKGAKSFGKGNFKALFEAIEREQELRGTL; encoded by the coding sequence ATGGAATCATCAGCAATCTTAGAAACCCCCGTACAGGACTTCCTGCCCTTGAACGGAACCGATTATCTTGAACTCTACGTCGCCAATTCCAAGCAGGCGGCGCACTTCTTCCAGACGGCTTTCGGCTTCCAGCCACTGGCGTACGCCGGACTGGAAACGGGCCTCAAAGACCGCGAATCGTACGTGGTGGTTCAGGACAAAATCCGCCTCGTGCTGACCTCCCCGCTGCACGGCGGCACCGAAATCGGCAAGCATATCGACGAGCACGGCGACGGCGTCCGGGTCGTGGCCCTCTGGGTCGATGATGCGACCAGAGCCTTCGAAGAAACCACGCAGCGCGGGGCCGTGGCGTTCCAGCGCCCGACCCGCTCGGAGGATGAACATGGATACGTGGTCGTTTCGGGCATTCATACCTACGGCGACACGGTACACATGTTTGTGGAGCGCAACGGGTACAGCGGCGTTTTTCTGCCCGGTTACCGTGCCTGGAACCCGCAGTACGGGCCGTCGGAAGTGGGGTTGCGCTACGTCGATCACATGGTCGGCAACGTGGGCTGGAACGAGATGAACACCTGGGTAAACTTCTACGCCAACGTCATGGGTTTCAACCAACTCGTTTCGTTCGACGACAAAGACATTTCGACGGACTACACGGCCCTGATGAGCAAGGTGATGAGCAACGGCAACGGCCGCATCAAATTCCCGATCAACGAACCGGCGGAGGGTAAAAAGAAGTCGCAGGTGGAAGAATACCTGGATTTTTACGGCGGCTCGGGTGTGCAGCACATCGCCGTGGCTACCGACAACATCGTGGAGACCGTCATGGCCCTGCGCGACCGGGGCGTCGAGTTCCTGAAAGTACCGGACGCGTACTACGAGGACCTGAAAGAGCGCGTCGGCCAGATCGACGAAGAAATCGAAACGCTGCGCCCGCTGGGCATTCTGGTGGACCGGGACGACGAAGGCTATCTGTTGCAGATCTTCACCCGCCCCATCTGTCCGCGCCCGACGCTGTTCTTCGAAATCATCCAGCGCAAAGGAGCCAAATCCTTTGGAAAAGGCAACTTCAAAGCCCTCTTCGAAGCCATCGAGCGGGAACAGGAACTGCGGGGAACGTTATAA
- a CDS encoding M1 family aminopeptidase, which yields MFRHIFTFELRYWLRQPMVYIFMLLNLLLFAWAAADDDLSIGGSFGNIYKNAPYVIQNQYVTWCIFALLMTTAFVQNAALRDFSYKTSGIVFSSPISKMAYLMGRFWGSFIVSLIPFLGISLGIIIGTVIGQTFDLIEPDRYTAIDWAAHLKGFLVFAVPNTFITGAVIFALAALTRSTLVAFVGAIGFLVAYLTANSFLSDIENEKLAFYVDTFGARPYELLTKYWTVSEKNTLSVGFDDPMMLLNRAIWLGFGVLVLAFTYVRFSFTEQTARKPLLRGRRWLNFRREEEAEHFIYSPLAALPPVTQHFDARARLVQLWRMTRTDFRGVVTGTAFIAILILGLLNMGFQLRYAGKMYGLSSHPVTYNVIGLIRGTMYLFLITIIIFYSGAIIWKERDADLDQIYDATPHRTWTVFVAKLLSMTGIVALILLFCIGAGVVAQAVQGYTHFEPGLYFTEFFLIDLLSFIPLMVLSMLVHTLVNNKYLAFFVFVAVLFANSSIWGPLDVVSNLAQFNARPNYTYSDMTGYGPYLTSYVWFRLYWSLCTAMLALVAILFWIRGRDTAWRSRRRNARLAFSGSGRLLFFGLLATFVLCGGFIFYNTKVLNTYRSEDETEELQAGYEKKYKKYQGRPQPRIADVKYRIDVYPEERNLLVEGDYVLVNRSSFPIDSLHIKLPTEHEYTLKTDRGEKLLLNDEEVLYRIYRLSPALAPGDSMKLHFTAKRLQKGFENEVTFVKQVNNNGSFFDNTDFAPQIGYQESYELSDKTTRKKYDLKENDRMPPLRRNCTDACLNTYLSNDADWVMVETVISTSPDQLAIAPGSRLREWRGTDPAGKPRRYFHYRLDHPSMNFYSFISARYEVAREKWNGIDIEVYYDKKHPYNVPNMIRSMKKSLAYYTENFGPYYHKQARIIEFPRYATFAQAFPGTMPYSESIGFIAKIDPEEDIDMVYYVVAHEMGHQWWAHQVIGAEMQGATLLSETLAQYSALMVMEKEYGRDRMKKFLKYEMDSYLESRGAESKREVPLERVENQGYIHYRKGSVVMYYLKEMIGEKAVNKALRELVANYAYRRPPYPNAYALTDLLQKATPDSLQYLITDLFREMTIFNNRALAASSKKRPDGQYEVTVNVQSEKFRADSLGRETPATLNDWIDVGVYGKPAEGKKQGKLLAIRRERIRKKEGRYTFLVREEPYEAGIDPINFLVDRLPEDNLKKVSGL from the coding sequence ATGTTTCGTCATATTTTTACCTTCGAACTCCGCTATTGGCTGAGGCAGCCGATGGTGTATATTTTCATGCTGCTGAACCTGCTGCTCTTTGCCTGGGCAGCGGCCGACGATGACCTGAGCATCGGCGGCTCGTTTGGCAACATCTACAAAAACGCGCCGTACGTCATTCAGAACCAGTACGTCACCTGGTGCATCTTTGCGCTGCTGATGACCACGGCCTTTGTGCAGAACGCCGCCCTGCGCGACTTCAGCTACAAGACCAGCGGCATTGTCTTTTCGTCGCCCATCAGCAAAATGGCTTACCTGATGGGCCGCTTCTGGGGCTCGTTCATCGTCTCGCTGATTCCGTTTCTGGGCATTTCGCTGGGCATCATCATCGGAACGGTCATCGGTCAGACGTTCGACCTCATCGAACCCGACCGCTACACGGCCATCGACTGGGCCGCGCACCTCAAGGGCTTTCTGGTCTTTGCCGTCCCCAACACGTTCATTACCGGGGCCGTCATTTTTGCTCTGGCCGCCCTGACCCGCTCGACGCTGGTGGCGTTTGTGGGGGCTATTGGTTTTCTGGTCGCCTACCTGACGGCCAATAGTTTTCTGAGCGATATCGAAAACGAAAAACTGGCGTTCTACGTCGATACGTTCGGGGCACGGCCGTACGAACTGCTGACGAAATACTGGACGGTCAGTGAGAAAAATACGCTTTCGGTCGGCTTCGACGATCCCATGATGCTGCTCAACCGGGCCATCTGGCTGGGCTTCGGGGTGCTGGTGCTGGCCTTTACGTATGTCCGGTTCTCGTTTACCGAACAGACCGCCCGGAAGCCGCTGCTGCGGGGCCGTCGCTGGCTCAATTTCCGGCGCGAGGAAGAGGCAGAGCACTTCATTTATTCCCCGCTGGCGGCTTTGCCTCCGGTGACGCAGCACTTCGACGCCCGGGCCCGGCTGGTGCAGCTCTGGCGGATGACGCGCACCGACTTCCGGGGCGTCGTGACCGGCACCGCGTTCATCGCCATTCTGATTCTGGGTCTGCTCAACATGGGTTTTCAGTTGCGGTATGCCGGCAAAATGTACGGTCTGAGCTCACACCCGGTCACCTACAACGTCATCGGGCTCATCCGGGGCACGATGTACCTGTTTCTGATTACCATCATCATTTTCTATTCGGGAGCCATCATCTGGAAAGAGCGGGATGCGGACCTGGACCAGATTTATGACGCCACGCCGCACCGGACCTGGACCGTTTTTGTGGCCAAACTGCTGTCGATGACGGGCATCGTCGCGCTGATTCTGCTGTTCTGCATCGGCGCGGGCGTCGTGGCGCAGGCCGTGCAGGGGTACACGCACTTTGAACCGGGGCTTTATTTTACCGAATTTTTCCTGATCGACCTGCTCAGTTTCATTCCGCTGATGGTCCTGTCGATGCTGGTGCATACGCTGGTCAACAATAAGTACCTCGCGTTCTTTGTCTTTGTGGCCGTGCTGTTCGCCAATTCGAGCATCTGGGGGCCGCTGGATGTGGTTTCCAACCTTGCCCAGTTCAACGCGCGACCGAATTACACCTACTCGGACATGACGGGCTACGGCCCCTACCTGACCTCCTATGTCTGGTTCCGGCTGTACTGGTCGCTGTGTACGGCGATGCTGGCGCTGGTCGCGATTCTGTTCTGGATACGCGGCCGCGATACGGCCTGGCGCAGTCGGCGGCGGAATGCCCGGCTGGCTTTCAGCGGTTCGGGGCGGCTGCTGTTCTTCGGGCTGCTGGCGACCTTCGTGCTTTGCGGCGGCTTTATTTTTTACAATACGAAGGTGCTGAATACCTACCGAAGCGAGGACGAAACCGAGGAACTGCAGGCCGGTTATGAGAAAAAGTACAAAAAATACCAGGGCCGCCCGCAGCCGCGCATCGCCGACGTGAAGTACCGGATCGATGTGTATCCGGAAGAACGAAACCTGCTGGTCGAAGGGGATTACGTGCTGGTCAACCGCAGCAGCTTCCCGATTGACTCCCTGCACATCAAGCTGCCCACGGAACACGAATACACCCTGAAAACGGACCGCGGCGAAAAACTGCTATTGAACGATGAGGAGGTGCTGTACCGGATTTACCGACTTTCGCCCGCCCTCGCACCCGGCGACTCGATGAAGCTGCACTTCACGGCCAAACGCCTCCAGAAAGGCTTTGAAAACGAGGTTACGTTCGTCAAACAGGTCAACAACAACGGTTCGTTCTTCGACAATACCGACTTTGCGCCCCAGATCGGCTACCAGGAAAGCTACGAGCTGTCGGACAAAACCACCCGCAAAAAGTACGACCTGAAGGAAAACGACCGGATGCCGCCCCTGCGCCGCAACTGCACGGACGCCTGTCTAAACACCTACCTGAGTAACGATGCCGACTGGGTGATGGTCGAAACGGTGATCAGCACCTCGCCGGACCAGCTGGCCATCGCGCCGGGTTCGCGCCTGAGAGAATGGCGCGGAACCGACCCGGCGGGCAAACCCCGTCGCTACTTCCATTACCGGCTCGACCACCCGTCGATGAACTTCTATTCGTTCATTTCGGCCCGGTACGAGGTGGCCCGCGAGAAGTGGAACGGCATTGATATCGAGGTGTATTATGACAAAAAGCATCCGTATAACGTGCCGAACATGATCCGGTCGATGAAAAAGTCGCTGGCGTATTATACCGAAAACTTCGGCCCGTATTACCATAAACAGGCCCGGATCATCGAGTTCCCGCGGTACGCCACGTTTGCGCAGGCGTTTCCCGGCACCATGCCGTATTCCGAAAGCATCGGCTTTATCGCCAAAATCGACCCGGAAGAGGATATCGACATGGTCTACTACGTGGTGGCGCACGAAATGGGGCATCAGTGGTGGGCGCACCAGGTGATCGGGGCCGAAATGCAGGGCGCGACGCTGCTTTCGGAGACGCTGGCCCAGTATTCGGCGCTGATGGTGATGGAGAAAGAGTACGGGCGCGACCGGATGAAGAAGTTTCTGAAGTACGAAATGGACAGCTATCTGGAATCGCGGGGAGCCGAGTCGAAGCGGGAAGTGCCGCTCGAACGGGTGGAAAACCAGGGCTACATCCACTACCGGAAAGGCAGCGTGGTGATGTATTACCTGAAAGAAATGATCGGCGAGAAAGCGGTGAACAAGGCCCTGCGGGAGCTGGTGGCCAATTACGCCTACCGCAGACCGCCCTATCCCAACGCCTACGCCCTGACGGACCTGCTCCAGAAGGCCACGCCGGACTCCCTGCAATACCTGATTACCGACCTGTTCCGGGAGATGACCATCTTCAACAACCGGGCGCTGGCCGCCAGTTCTAAAAAGCGGCCGGACGGGCAGTACGAAGTAACCGTGAACGTCCAGAGTGAGAAGTTCCGCGCCGATTCGCTCGGCCGCGAAACCCCGGCCACGCTGAACGACTGGATCGACGTGGGCGTCTACGGCAAACCCGCCGAAGGCAAAAAACAGGGCAAACTGCTCGCCATCCGCCGCGAACGGATTCGGAAGAAAGAAGGCAGGTACACCTTCCTCGTCCGGGAAGAACCCTACGAGGCGGGAATCGATCCCATCAACTTCCTGGTTGACCGCCTGCCGGAAGATAATCTGAAGAAAGTGTCCGGGCTGTAA
- the phhA gene encoding phenylalanine 4-monooxygenase, which produces MHPIDMLQDYSKYTDEEQETWRILFERQMERLPGRASQAYMDGIVATGFPNARIPDFERDLNPRLLPLTGWRVAAVPGLIPNREFFELMANRNFPATTWVRRRDQLDYLPEPDMFHDTFGHVPILTNQHFCDFLAALSRIALGHVDHPEAIEMIARLYWYTVEFGLIQEPEGSGRGRLRIYGGGILSSPGETVYALESNLPDRIPYAVETLLKTPYIIDRFQERYFVIQSYEQLFHSVSEIEAKLEELLVT; this is translated from the coding sequence ATTCACCCAATTGATATGCTTCAGGATTATTCCAAATACACGGACGAGGAGCAGGAAACGTGGAGAATCCTGTTCGAAAGGCAGATGGAGCGGCTTCCAGGCCGGGCCAGTCAGGCCTATATGGATGGTATCGTGGCGACGGGTTTTCCGAACGCCCGCATTCCGGATTTTGAGCGCGACCTGAATCCGCGGCTCCTGCCCCTGACGGGCTGGCGGGTGGCGGCGGTGCCCGGACTGATTCCGAACCGGGAGTTTTTCGAACTCATGGCCAACCGTAATTTTCCGGCGACGACCTGGGTGCGCCGCCGCGACCAGCTGGATTACCTGCCCGAGCCGGACATGTTTCACGACACCTTCGGCCACGTTCCCATACTGACCAACCAGCATTTCTGTGATTTTCTGGCGGCCCTCAGCCGGATTGCGCTTGGACACGTAGACCATCCGGAGGCCATCGAGATGATCGCCCGGCTGTACTGGTATACGGTTGAATTCGGGCTGATTCAGGAGCCGGAAGGTTCGGGCCGCGGACGGCTGCGGATTTACGGAGGCGGCATTCTGTCGTCACCCGGCGAAACGGTCTACGCGCTGGAAAGCAACCTGCCCGACCGGATTCCGTACGCGGTCGAAACGCTGCTGAAAACGCCCTACATCATCGACCGTTTTCAGGAACGGTACTTTGTGATCCAGTCGTACGAGCAGCTATTTCATTCGGTCTCCGAAATTGAGGCGAAGCTGGAAGAATTGCTGGTGACGTAG